From the Musa acuminata AAA Group cultivar baxijiao chromosome BXJ1-2, Cavendish_Baxijiao_AAA, whole genome shotgun sequence genome, one window contains:
- the LOC103974790 gene encoding LIM domain-containing protein PLIM2b-like: MSFSGTLDKCKACEKTVHFIDLLSADGVIYHKTCFRCSHCNGTLSMCNYSSMEGVLYCKPHFEQLFKETGTFTKKFPTGIKAGERNELSKTPSKFSSMFSGTQDKCASCKKTAYPLETLTMEGESYHKTCFKCSVGGCTLTPSSCAALNGILYCKHHFARLFMEKGSYSHVIQAALMKQNAAEQPI, encoded by the exons ATGTCTTTCAGCGGCACCCTCGACAAATGCAAGGCATGCGAGAAGACCGTCCATTTCATAGATCTCTTGTCCGCTGATGGAGTCATCTATCACAAGACCTGCTTCAGATGCAGCCACTGCAATGGGACTCTCTCG ATGTGCAACTACTCTTCCATGGAGGGTGTCCTCTACTGCAAGCCTCATTTTGAGCAGCTGTTCAAGGAGACAGGCACCTTCACCAAAAAGTTCCCAACAG GGATAAAGGCTGGAGAGAGGAATGAACTG TCTAAAACGCCAAGCAAGTTCTcctccatgttcagtggaactcaGGACAAATGTGCAAGCTGCAAGAAAACAGCGTACCCCCTGGAGACG CTGACCATGGAGGGAGAGTCGTACCACAAGACCTGCTTCAAGTGCTCCGTGGGAGGCTGCACCCTCACGCCTTCGTCCTGCGCTGCACTCAACGGCATACTTTACTGCAAGCACCATTTTGCTCGGTTGTTCATGGAGAAGGGAAGCTACAGCCACGTGATCCAGGCGGCTCTGATGAAGCAGAACGCGGCCGAGCAGCCCATCTAA
- the LOC103974811 gene encoding E3 ubiquitin-protein ligase AIRP2 isoform X2 has product MRMSYSSAAHLFLFLVQWTDCSLAGALGLLRIMIYKVHIDGSTTMSTHERKASIKEFYAVIFPSLLQLQKGISDMEDKKQKAVCLERYRRRDDNERKQFSEIDAEREEECGICMEMNSKIVLPNCSHVMCMKCYREWNSRSQSCPFCRDSLKRVDSGDLWVYVDHRDVVDMAMLMRDSIRRLIMYIKKLPVVVPESVIDAYDSHVR; this is encoded by the exons ATGCGAATGTCATACAGTTCAGCTGCccatttgtttctttttcttgtgcAGTGGACAGATTGTAGCCTTGCTGGGGCACTTGGGCTCCTCAGAATTATGATATATAAG GTTCACATTGATGGATCAACGACCATGTCAACTCATGAAAGAAAAGCTAGCATTAAAGAGTTCTATG CTGTAATTTTCCCCTCCTTGCTTCAACTACAAAAAGGTATATCTGATATGGAAGACAAAAAACAAAAGGCAGTATGCTTGGAGAGATACAGACGAAGAGATGACAATGAACGGAAGCAGTTCTCTGAAATAGATGCTGAAAGAGAAGAGGAATGTGGGATTTGCATGGAGATGAACAGCAAAATTGTATTGCCCAATTGCAGCCACGTGATGTGTATGAAATGCTACAGAGAATG GAACTCAAGATCACAGTCATGTCCCTTCTGTCGTGATAGCCTCAAGAGAGTAGACTCTGGCGATTTATGGGTATACGTGGATCACAGAGATGTAGTTGACATGGCAATGCTGATGCGCGACAGCATCAGACGCCTAATCATGTACATAAAAAAGTTGCCAGTGGTCGTTCCGGAGTCCGTCATCGATGCTTATGATTCTCATGTTAGGTGA
- the LOC103974811 gene encoding E3 ubiquitin-protein ligase AIRP2 isoform X1 → MLSGGSMRKSFKDSLKVLEADIQHANTLASDFPTDYDGACLQMRMSYSSAAHLFLFLVQWTDCSLAGALGLLRIMIYKVHIDGSTTMSTHERKASIKEFYAVIFPSLLQLQKGISDMEDKKQKAVCLERYRRRDDNERKQFSEIDAEREEECGICMEMNSKIVLPNCSHVMCMKCYREWNSRSQSCPFCRDSLKRVDSGDLWVYVDHRDVVDMAMLMRDSIRRLIMYIKKLPVVVPESVIDAYDSHVR, encoded by the exons ATGTTGTCCGGTGGTTCCATGCGGAAATCATTCAAGGACTCACTGAAGGTTCTTGAAGCTGACATACAGCACGCAAACACTTT GGCTTCGGATTTCCCTACAGACTATGATGGTGCATGCCTTCAAATGCGAATGTCATACAGTTCAGCTGCccatttgtttctttttcttgtgcAGTGGACAGATTGTAGCCTTGCTGGGGCACTTGGGCTCCTCAGAATTATGATATATAAG GTTCACATTGATGGATCAACGACCATGTCAACTCATGAAAGAAAAGCTAGCATTAAAGAGTTCTATG CTGTAATTTTCCCCTCCTTGCTTCAACTACAAAAAGGTATATCTGATATGGAAGACAAAAAACAAAAGGCAGTATGCTTGGAGAGATACAGACGAAGAGATGACAATGAACGGAAGCAGTTCTCTGAAATAGATGCTGAAAGAGAAGAGGAATGTGGGATTTGCATGGAGATGAACAGCAAAATTGTATTGCCCAATTGCAGCCACGTGATGTGTATGAAATGCTACAGAGAATG GAACTCAAGATCACAGTCATGTCCCTTCTGTCGTGATAGCCTCAAGAGAGTAGACTCTGGCGATTTATGGGTATACGTGGATCACAGAGATGTAGTTGACATGGCAATGCTGATGCGCGACAGCATCAGACGCCTAATCATGTACATAAAAAAGTTGCCAGTGGTCGTTCCGGAGTCCGTCATCGATGCTTATGATTCTCATGTTAGGTGA